One segment of Candidatus Manganitrophus noduliformans DNA contains the following:
- a CDS encoding right-handed parallel beta-helix repeat-containing protein: protein MQQESSEHTGKGDPNLPPAPTAPLSAIIQEPPPNPAGGRTLIVDGADPHAYPRPSAALKEAKPEDQIFIRPGAYEDKIFLIHKTVRLIGAGRDAVQIFSRRGGPLYLQHVPEGLISGITFRYIGSDPHSAMNVLDSVCTITQCRITEGILSGLVVYGPECRPTITENEVCYNRESGIFIFAGARPYISKNDCFGNHHFGIAVRDPQTRPDLVRNLCRKNMLSGILLFYHAEAMILENTCRDNHHWGLVTTPECKSSPDREALASANLFIQNPRGPLFITEEPLAEIGR, encoded by the coding sequence ATGCAGCAGGAAAGCTCGGAACATACCGGCAAGGGAGACCCGAACCTGCCGCCTGCTCCCACGGCCCCTCTCTCCGCAATCATTCAGGAACCTCCTCCCAATCCGGCCGGGGGCCGCACCCTGATCGTCGATGGCGCCGATCCCCACGCCTATCCGAGGCCGAGCGCCGCGCTGAAAGAGGCCAAGCCGGAAGATCAGATCTTCATTCGACCCGGCGCTTATGAAGATAAAATCTTTCTGATACACAAAACCGTCCGGTTGATCGGCGCGGGCCGGGATGCCGTCCAAATCTTCAGCCGCCGGGGCGGCCCGCTCTACCTTCAACACGTGCCGGAAGGGCTGATCAGCGGAATCACCTTCCGGTACATCGGGAGCGACCCACATTCGGCGATGAACGTCCTCGATTCGGTCTGCACGATCACCCAATGCCGGATCACGGAGGGGATCCTTTCGGGCCTCGTCGTCTACGGCCCCGAATGCCGGCCGACGATCACCGAAAATGAGGTCTGCTACAACCGCGAATCCGGGATCTTTATCTTCGCCGGCGCGCGGCCCTACATTTCCAAAAACGACTGCTTCGGGAACCATCACTTCGGCATTGCGGTGCGCGATCCGCAGACCCGTCCCGATCTGGTGCGGAATCTCTGCCGAAAGAACATGCTCAGCGGCATCCTCCTCTTCTATCATGCAGAAGCGATGATCCTGGAGAATACCTGTCGCGATAACCACCATTGGGGACTCGTGACCACTCCGGAGTGCAAGAGCTCTCCCGATCGAGAAGCGTTGGCTTCGGCCAATCTCTTCATCCAAAATCCCCGGGGTCCTCTCTTCATTACCGAGGAGCCGCTGGCTGAAATCGGGCGGTAA